In Oreochromis aureus strain Israel breed Guangdong linkage group 20, ZZ_aureus, whole genome shotgun sequence, the following are encoded in one genomic region:
- the LOC116315609 gene encoding 39S ribosomal protein L49, mitochondrial-like, with amino-acid sequence MAAFFGSTVLRRAWLGPSTLCCRTPGDPVSAAGLRFVSNAAPEDNRSPIIESTEEYKYVERLIPPSRIPTPPKHTGPTPSGWIPPADSPPPLPYTIRRSRMHNIPIYTDVTNSNRKLTLIRKVEGDIWALEKDVRQYLQEVTGKELPTQVNEVTMTLKVKGHFDKELKDWLVRKGF; translated from the coding sequence ATGGCGGCCTTCTTTGGTTCTACCGTCCTCCGCAGAGCGTGGCTGGGACCTTCCACCTTGTGCTGCAGGACACCGGGGGATCCTGTCTCTGCTGCCGGGCTCCGGTTTGTGAGTAATGCTGCTCCAGAAGATAATCGGTCGCCGATAATAGAGTCCACGGAGGAATACAAGTACGTTGAGCGGCTCATCCCCCCATCACGGATTCCCACTCCGCCTAAACACACCGGTCCTACCCCATCGGGCTGGATCCCTCCTGCGGATTCACCGCCGCCTCTGCCCTACACGATCCGCCGCTCCCGCATGCACAACATCCCGATTTATACCGACGTGACCAATAGCAACCGGAAATTAACGCTGATACGGAAAGTGGAGGGCGACATTTGGGCTCTAGAGAAGGACGTGAGGCAGTACCTACAGGAGGTGACGGGGAAAGAGCTACCTACACAGGTCAACGAGGTCACCATGAccctgaaggtcaaaggtcacttcGATAAGGAGTTGAAGGACTGGCTGGTCCGCAAAGGTTTTTGA
- the LOC120435322 gene encoding uncharacterized protein LOC120435322, giving the protein MMTRGGRKPGQEEQPDEGVGASSELEAMAATSPEDKLEELTGLVKSLMRSQAARDQKWEKDLSRQEQRWKGMQHQFQQIQLQVNAVIDKPDPPEAPAPPTTSEEQEHGFNVEDIPVASGSRSLIEPKLFPLSPEDDIEHFLTTFERMANVCRWPRDEWAIRLVPLLTGKARTAYILMDVTDSENYDKVKEAILAKYEITADTYRRRFRSMKVEPGETPRELYVTLKDLFSRWIKPEKSTVEEISEQIILEQFLRMVNPELEIWIREHDPKTAKEAASLAEVFTSARKGSKSTYFSRETHYAQPIPRPATEPVGKKACTVPVLINGRKEEALLDSGCFQTLVHSSIISGEKLSGVGATISCVHGDEHRYPTAEVYLTVGGQTYLLVVAVVPSLPYSVILGNDIPTLFDLIHQSDYDPQMSAEKDILGDESGGSLPLDMTVEPFKPCHVVTRAQSAKEMMQELPFLRSLSKQSQGRLESLGLRKEEKSSKAQGKRVGIPREILTDCGTNFLSKLLQQVYTLLGIKGLKTTPYHPQTDGLVERYNQTLKSMLRKFVSDTGADWDQWLPYLLFAYREVPQVSTGFSPFELLYGRQVRGPLDLLKDCWEDPKAEGENIAAYVITMRERLEKMASLVQDNMKAAQKHQKTWYDQKARDRVFLPGQKVLLLLPTSDNKLLTKWHGPYEIVRQVSKVTYELNMPERVKKYQTFHVNLLKEFHSRQEPVHQLLADIKSLVDPQLFRETPGFTSLVQHKIRVKEDVPVQQKSYRIPERLVPVLQKEIKLMLDLGIIEVSSSEWCSPIVLVPKKDDTLRFCIDFRYLNAVSKFDPYPMPRVDDLLERVGSARYITTLDLCKGYWQVALAPEAKRADSLQNSFWYVPI; this is encoded by the exons ATGATGACAAGAGGTGGAAGAAAGCCAGGCCAAGAGGAGCAGCCTGATGAAGGAGTTGGAGCTTCATCTGAGCTAGAGGCCATGGCAGCAACAAGCCCTGAGGACAAATTGGAGGAGTTGACAGGGTTGGTGAAATCTCTTATGCGGTCTCAAGCAGCCAGAGACCAAAAGTGGGAGAAGGATTTGTCACGTCAGGAGCAAAGGTGGAAAGGCATGCAGCATCAATTTCAGCAAATCCAGCTACAAGTTAATGCTGTAATTGATAAGCCTGATCCACCAGAGGCGCCAGCGCCCCCTACAACATCTGAAGAACAAGAACATGGATTCAATGTTGAAGACATTCCAGTGGCCAGTGGGTCCAGGTCTTTAATTGAACCAAAACTTTTTCCTCTGTCACCAGAAGATGACATTGAACATTTTCTGACTACGTTTGAAAGAATGGCAAACGTGTGTCGATGGCCCAGAGATGAGTGGGCTATTCGTCTGGTTCCCCTGTTGACAGGTAAAGCCCGCACAGCCTACATTCTTATGGATGTAACAGACTCTGAGAACTACGATAAAGTGAAAGAGGCAATTCTGGCAAAATATGAGATCACTGCTGACACCTACAGACGCCGCTTCAGATCTATGAAAGTTGAACCAGGTGAGACGCCACGTGAACTTTATGTAACATTGAAAGACCTGTTTTCAAGATGGATTAAACCTGAGAAATCAACTGTTGAAGAAATATCTGAGCAGATAattctggagcagtttttaAGAATGGTTAACCCAGAGCTGGAAATCTGGATACGTGAGCATGACCCGAAGACGGCAAAGGAAGCAGCTAGCCTCGCAGAGGTTTTCACTTCAGCCAGAAAAGGAAGCAAGAGCACCTACTTCAGCCGGGAGACCCACTACGCCCAACCAA TTCCAAGACCAGCCACAGAGCCAGTAGGAAAGAAAGCTTGTACTGTCCCTGTTTTAATTAATGGGCGTAAAGAAGAAGCTTTGCTCGACTCTGGGTGCTTCCAAACTCTTGTACACTCTAGCATAATTTCAGGAGAAAAGCTAAGTGGGGTTGGGGCTACAATAAGTTGTGTGCATGGAGATGAACACAGGTACCCCACTGCTGAGGTTTACCTGACAGTGGGAGGTCAAACCTACTTGTTAGTGGTAGCTGTGGTTCCCAGTTTGCCATATTCAGTGATACTTGGTAATGACATCCCCACTCTCTTTGATCTAATACATCAGTCAGATTATGACCCTCAAATGAGTGCTGAGAAAGACATTCTAGGTGATGAATCTGGAGGCTCACTTCCTCTAGATATGACAGTTGAACCATTTAAACCCTGTCATGTAGTCACAAGAGCACAAAGTGCAAAGGAAATGATGCAAGAGCTACCCTTTTTGAGGAGTCTCTCGAAACAGAGCCAGGGAAGATTAGAAAGTCTAGGGctcagaaaagaagagaaaagttcAAAGGCTCAGGGAAAAAG GGTAGGCATACCAAGAGAAATTCTGACAGATTGTGGAACGAACTTTCTATCCAAGTTGTTGCAGCAGGTTTATACGCTGTTAGGGATAAAGGGACTTAAGACCACCCCTTATCACCCCCAAACGGACGGGCTAGTGGAGAGATACAACCAGACTCTCAAAAGTATGCTGCGCAAGTTTGTTTCTGACACAGGTGCTGACTGGGATCAATGGCTGCCATACCTTCTGTTCGCCTACCGGGAGGTCCCGCAGGTTTCCACTGGTTTCTCGCCTTTTGAACTTTTGTACGGCCGCCAAGTGAGAGGCCCCCTGGATCTGCTTAAGGACTGCTGGGAGGACCCCAAAGCAGAGGGCGAAAACATCGCAGCCTACGTCATCACCATGAGAGAGAGGTTGGAGAAAATGGCATCACTGGTGCAAGACAACATGAAAGctgcacaaaaacatcaaaagacatggTATGATCAGAAGGCCAGGGATAGGGTCTTCCTTCCAGGTCAGAAAGTACTGTTATTGCTTCCCACCAGCGATAACAAGCTGCTGACAAAATGGCATGGACCATATGAGATCGTCAGACAAGTGAGTAAAGTCACTTATGAACTGAATATGCCAGAAAGAGTTAAGAAATATCAGACATTTCATGTGAACTTGTTGAAGGAATTCCACAGCCGACAAGAGCCGGTCCATCAGTTACTG GCTGATATTAAATCACTCGTGGACCCACAGCTCTTTCGAGAAACACCAGGCTTCACATCACTGGTTCAGCACAAGATACGGGTGAAGGAGGATGTACCCGTTCAACAAAAGAGCTACAGAATTCCAGAACGGTTGGTgccagtgcttcagaaagaaataaaactgatgttGGACCTGGGAATCATTGAGGTGTCAAGTAGTGAGTGGTGCAGCCCAATTGTTTTGGTGCCAAAGAAAGATGACACCCTGAGATTCTGTAttgatttcagatatttgaatgCAGTATCCAAGTTTGATCCCTACCCAATGCCCAGGGTGGATGACCTGCTGGAGAGAGTTGGATCAGCAAGGTACATTACGACACTTGATCTGTGTAAAGGATACTGGCAAGTGGCTTTGGCACCAGAAGCGAAAAGAGCTGACAGCCTTCAAAACTCCTTTTGGTATGTACCAATTTAA